In one window of Mercurialis annua linkage group LG4, ddMerAnnu1.2, whole genome shotgun sequence DNA:
- the LOC126676558 gene encoding uncharacterized protein LOC126676558 yields MILQSTAMVAVRPLCLASNSKTNTEQLRTQLDHLRMEADTTRAKANSSRSRLMRLSEAAEKLTRQAAISVNSGKENEARELLLQKKKVLQALERSKSRIELLNELSTKLNEAISVKESLLIGNIADLEVNGEDASGPVRIVSPKEEVVVDKDEDEYTDNKLNGSSNKDVQLHTDAEASLQAAEDLGILRKDVLGEDGKIIGLDSISSYEDFLEHIDLQLNRIESELVVILNVSTLLLSDEDKPKNSKVQQTLELLESVRAVRNRVDKIMHEK; encoded by the exons GGTTGCAGTGAGGCCACTGTGTTTGGCTTCCAACTCCAAAACCAACACCGAGCAGCTCCGTACCCAGCTTGACCACCTTCGTATGGAAGCCGACACTACCAGAGCTAAAG CAAATAGTTCAAGGTCGAGATTGATGAGATTATCCGAGGCTGCAGAGAAGCTTACAAGGCAAGCAGCTATTAGTGTTAACTCTGGGAAGGAAAATGAGGCAAGGGAACTGCTTTTACAGAAGAAGAAGGTTTTGCAAGCTCTAGAAAGGTCAAAGAGTCGAATTGAGTTGCTTAATGAGCTCTCCACAAAACTTAATGAG GCAATATCCGTAAAAGAAAGCTTGCTAATTGGGAATATTGCTGATCTCGAGGTCAATGGTGAAGATGCTTCTGGTCCAGTTCGGATTGTATCTCCTAAGGAAGAGGTCGTAGTTGACAAAGATGAGGATGAATACACAGATAATAAACTCAACGGTAGCAGCAATAAAGACGTGCAGTTGCATACAGATGCTGAAGCGAGCCTGCAAGCTGCTGAAGATCTAGGAATTCTCAGAAAGGATGTTCTTGGCGAAGATGGCAAGATCATAGGCTTAGACAGCATATCCTCTTATGAAGATTTCTTGGAACATATAGATCTACAGCTCAACAGAATTGAATCAGAACTTGTCGTAATTTTGAATGTGTCAACCTTGTTACTTAGTGACGAGGATAAGCCAAAAAACTCAAAAGTACAACAAACGTTAGAGCTTCTTGAAAGTGTACGTGCCGTAAGAAACAG GGTTGACAAAATTATGCATGAAAAGTAG
- the LOC126676556 gene encoding uncharacterized protein LOC126676556 isoform X1 has translation MESVRKSNKNKIKEEEGETKQCGQTVIPRKMKKIVKNIRDTVGHKFTDTDVYDALCECRMDPDDAAHRLISQDVFQEVKSKRVRKKESKERRESRSHDSDNVSFGIQFGSVSREDVFTSQSITSSSMMSGAPTQSTKEQPPSQSDSLDADRRSQTVGTGATYFPEKTSGESQVAMVGGLSGHDSVADVVKMGQLHSKGSHMKVDASCRLQDIETPDSYFHISASYDSLLSSKGIHQDLEGQRHTNVSEIIQQSRDIISQQDYENKWPMIKQQTAVNRSSTLNIPTASDVGLLPHHTYSLSDDTKLHKNCQSKDVQVSQSSVDSYIVESNSPSSNMVDTYGSRSDSPCNDGSLKDMISYGSSRCINELLKGKGSDSAPLNLNDEISSSAVSLQQLSLGEDIKAAPLPEDRSNMQDIAAGCENSSFTELSCPLVSDPLKSNLEVTAMDDGSSILFGSLSGEELRFMSAAHPSTGNVWHQDLPEVLQPESSRQNINEFYSHGHDFNPLKSLSTFSSKNIQEPNFPPTLVIEPQDRDLTQDLQPIKLPSLEEILASITSDFDGLNSSFAEAPPSPSRHGDILCGVNSTTPMNEIANSGFFSGMSLPLGHAPPQNLSAHSLSSNLTAFPTGPQPYIHTRSAINQAYQDSSTYNDPSEGMTYNYQKIEGIPSFSSPLSNAKVFGYGHVGNPTNFAGSFVNNLPTTPNAAAAGYDDRLNVQHVQQNDGFSSRGHVAGLRALPLVPDNRYNLLSHGQLLSTPQEEGQSLVQYQHDQQRPTYYQHGQLYPTYPHQYGQPRSAYNQLYGQPRPAYHHQHGQLLPTYYQLYGQPYHPYHQHGQPRPTDHQQRPSHYPFQQQQQQQQSQGYGARGSTDIDNSQQSSNDPPNFNDDNFQG, from the exons ATGGAAAGCGTTAGAAAGAGTAATAAGAACAaaattaaagaagaagaaggggaaACGAAGCAATGCGGACAAACTGTGATACCTCGTAAAATGAAGAAGATCGTGAAAAACATTAGAGACACTGTTGGTCATAAGTTCACGGACACTGACGTTTACGACGCTCTTTGTGAATGTCGTATGGACCCTGACGACGCCGCTCATCGGCTTATTTCTCAAg ATGTTTTTCAAGAAGTGAAGAGCAAACGAGTAAGAAAAAAAGAG AGCAAAGAGAGGCGAGAATCGAGGTCTCATGATAGCGATAATGTTTCTTTTGGAATTCAATTTGGCTCTGTATCGAGAGAGGATGTGTTCACTTCTCAGTCAATAACTTCTTCATCTATGATGAGTGGTGCACCGACACAGAGTACAAAGGAACAGCCTCCATCACAGAG TGATTCCTTAGATGCTGATAGAAGGAGCCAAACTGTTGGAACTGGTGCCACATATTTTCCTGAAAAAACTTCTGGAGAATCGCAAGTTGCTATGGTTGGGGGTCTTTCTGGACATGATTCTGTGGCTGATGTTGTTAAGATGGGTCAGTTACACAGTAAGGGTTCGCACATGAAAGTAGATGCATCTTGTAGACTTCAAGATATAGAAACACCCGATTCTTACTTTCATATTTCAGCTTCCTATGATTCTTTACTATCTTCAAAGGGTATTCACCAGGATCTTGAAGGTCAACGTCATACTAATGTGTCAGAGATTATTCAGCAATCTCGTGACATCATCAGCCAGCAAGATTACGAAAATAAATGGCCTATGATTAAGCAGCAGACAGCCGTGAACAGGTCATCAACTTTAAATATTCCAACTGCTTCTGACGTTGGGTTGCTTCCTCACCATACTTACTCGTTGAGCGATGACACCAAATTGCACAAGAACTGTCAATCAAAGGATGTCCAAGTTTCACAGTCGAGTGTTGACTCATATATTGTTGAATCTAATTCTCCATCCAGTAACATGGTAGATACATATGGTTCTCGAAGTGATTCTCCCTGCAATGATGGTTCATTGAAGGACATGATTTCCTATGGTTCTTCTAGATGCATAAATGAACTGCTGAAag GAAAAGGAAGCGACTCTGCACCTCTGAATCTTAATGATGAAATATCATCATCTGCTGTGAGCTTGCAGCAGCTGAGTTTGGGGGAAGATATCAAAGCTGCACCATTGCCAGAGGATAGAAGTAATATGCAAGATATAGCTGCTGGCTGCGAAAATTCGAGTTTTACAGAATTGTCTTGTCCACTTGTTTCTGATCCGCTAAAAAGTAACTTGGAGGTTACTGCAATGGATGATGGTTCATCTATTCTTTTTGGGTCCCTTAGTGGTGAGGAGCTTAGATTTATGTCTGCTGCTCATCCATCAACTGGAAATGTCTGGCATCAGGATTTGCCTGAAGTTTTGCAGCCAGAATCAAGTAGACAAAacataaatgaattttatagtCATGGGCATGATTTTAATCCTCTAAAGTCTCTATCTACTTTCAGTTCTAAGAATATCCAAGAGCCTAATTTCCCACCAACCCTCGTGATAGAACCACAGGACAGGGATCTCACTCAAGATTTG CAACCAATTAAGCTTCCGTCATTAGAAGAAATACTGGCATCGATTACAAGTGATTTTGATGGTCTGAATTCATCTTTTGCTGAAGCGCCTCCATCGCCCTCAAGGCATGGAGATATCTTATGTGGTGTTAACTCAACTACTCCCATGAACGAG ATTGCGAATTCTGGTTTCTTTTCTGGTATGAGCCTTCCTCTGGGTCATGCACCTCCCCAGAATCTATCAGCACATTCTCTCTCTTCAAATTTGACTGCCTTCCCTACCGGTCCCCAACCCTATATCCATACTAGATCTGCTATAAACCAAGCATATCAAGATAGCAGTACTTACAATGATCCCTCGGAAGGCATGACCTACAATTACCAAAAAATAGAAGGCATTCCGAGTTTCAGCTCGCCTTTGTCTAATGCTAAGGTTTTTGGCTATGGACATGTGGGGAATCCTACCAACTTTGCTGGAAGCTTTGTGAACAATTTACCCACTACCCCTAATGCTGCTGCTGCTGGCTATGATGATCGTTTAAATGTTCAGCATGTTCAACAG AATGATGGTTTTTCTTCAAGGGGTCATGTGGCTGGTTTAAGAGCATTGCCGCTTGTTCCAGACAATCGATACAACTTGCTAAGTCATGGCCAATTGCTTTCTACTCCGCAAGAAGAAGGTCAATCTCTTGTGCAGTATCAACACGATCAACAGCGTCCTACATATTATCAACACGGTCAACTGTATCCTACATATCCTCACCAATACGGTCAGCCTCGTTCTGCATATAATCAACTATACGGTCAGCCTCGTCCTGCATATCATCACCAACACGGTCAGCTTCTTCCTACATATTACCAACTATACGGTCAGCCTTATCATCCATATCATCAACACGGTCAGCCTCGTCCTACAGATCATCAACAACGTCCCTCACATTATCCCTTTCAGCAACAGCAACAGCAACAACAATCACAGGGTTATGGTGCTCGGGGCTCTACCGACATAGACAATTCTCAGCAAAGTAGTAATGACCCTCCTAATTTCAATGATGACAATTTTCAAGGTTAA
- the LOC126676556 gene encoding uncharacterized protein LOC126676556 isoform X2 has product MMSGAPTQSTKEQPPSQSDSLDADRRSQTVGTGATYFPEKTSGESQVAMVGGLSGHDSVADVVKMGQLHSKGSHMKVDASCRLQDIETPDSYFHISASYDSLLSSKGIHQDLEGQRHTNVSEIIQQSRDIISQQDYENKWPMIKQQTAVNRSSTLNIPTASDVGLLPHHTYSLSDDTKLHKNCQSKDVQVSQSSVDSYIVESNSPSSNMVDTYGSRSDSPCNDGSLKDMISYGSSRCINELLKGKGSDSAPLNLNDEISSSAVSLQQLSLGEDIKAAPLPEDRSNMQDIAAGCENSSFTELSCPLVSDPLKSNLEVTAMDDGSSILFGSLSGEELRFMSAAHPSTGNVWHQDLPEVLQPESSRQNINEFYSHGHDFNPLKSLSTFSSKNIQEPNFPPTLVIEPQDRDLTQDLQPIKLPSLEEILASITSDFDGLNSSFAEAPPSPSRHGDILCGVNSTTPMNEIANSGFFSGMSLPLGHAPPQNLSAHSLSSNLTAFPTGPQPYIHTRSAINQAYQDSSTYNDPSEGMTYNYQKIEGIPSFSSPLSNAKVFGYGHVGNPTNFAGSFVNNLPTTPNAAAAGYDDRLNVQHVQQNDGFSSRGHVAGLRALPLVPDNRYNLLSHGQLLSTPQEEGQSLVQYQHDQQRPTYYQHGQLYPTYPHQYGQPRSAYNQLYGQPRPAYHHQHGQLLPTYYQLYGQPYHPYHQHGQPRPTDHQQRPSHYPFQQQQQQQQSQGYGARGSTDIDNSQQSSNDPPNFNDDNFQG; this is encoded by the exons ATGATGAGTGGTGCACCGACACAGAGTACAAAGGAACAGCCTCCATCACAGAG TGATTCCTTAGATGCTGATAGAAGGAGCCAAACTGTTGGAACTGGTGCCACATATTTTCCTGAAAAAACTTCTGGAGAATCGCAAGTTGCTATGGTTGGGGGTCTTTCTGGACATGATTCTGTGGCTGATGTTGTTAAGATGGGTCAGTTACACAGTAAGGGTTCGCACATGAAAGTAGATGCATCTTGTAGACTTCAAGATATAGAAACACCCGATTCTTACTTTCATATTTCAGCTTCCTATGATTCTTTACTATCTTCAAAGGGTATTCACCAGGATCTTGAAGGTCAACGTCATACTAATGTGTCAGAGATTATTCAGCAATCTCGTGACATCATCAGCCAGCAAGATTACGAAAATAAATGGCCTATGATTAAGCAGCAGACAGCCGTGAACAGGTCATCAACTTTAAATATTCCAACTGCTTCTGACGTTGGGTTGCTTCCTCACCATACTTACTCGTTGAGCGATGACACCAAATTGCACAAGAACTGTCAATCAAAGGATGTCCAAGTTTCACAGTCGAGTGTTGACTCATATATTGTTGAATCTAATTCTCCATCCAGTAACATGGTAGATACATATGGTTCTCGAAGTGATTCTCCCTGCAATGATGGTTCATTGAAGGACATGATTTCCTATGGTTCTTCTAGATGCATAAATGAACTGCTGAAag GAAAAGGAAGCGACTCTGCACCTCTGAATCTTAATGATGAAATATCATCATCTGCTGTGAGCTTGCAGCAGCTGAGTTTGGGGGAAGATATCAAAGCTGCACCATTGCCAGAGGATAGAAGTAATATGCAAGATATAGCTGCTGGCTGCGAAAATTCGAGTTTTACAGAATTGTCTTGTCCACTTGTTTCTGATCCGCTAAAAAGTAACTTGGAGGTTACTGCAATGGATGATGGTTCATCTATTCTTTTTGGGTCCCTTAGTGGTGAGGAGCTTAGATTTATGTCTGCTGCTCATCCATCAACTGGAAATGTCTGGCATCAGGATTTGCCTGAAGTTTTGCAGCCAGAATCAAGTAGACAAAacataaatgaattttatagtCATGGGCATGATTTTAATCCTCTAAAGTCTCTATCTACTTTCAGTTCTAAGAATATCCAAGAGCCTAATTTCCCACCAACCCTCGTGATAGAACCACAGGACAGGGATCTCACTCAAGATTTG CAACCAATTAAGCTTCCGTCATTAGAAGAAATACTGGCATCGATTACAAGTGATTTTGATGGTCTGAATTCATCTTTTGCTGAAGCGCCTCCATCGCCCTCAAGGCATGGAGATATCTTATGTGGTGTTAACTCAACTACTCCCATGAACGAG ATTGCGAATTCTGGTTTCTTTTCTGGTATGAGCCTTCCTCTGGGTCATGCACCTCCCCAGAATCTATCAGCACATTCTCTCTCTTCAAATTTGACTGCCTTCCCTACCGGTCCCCAACCCTATATCCATACTAGATCTGCTATAAACCAAGCATATCAAGATAGCAGTACTTACAATGATCCCTCGGAAGGCATGACCTACAATTACCAAAAAATAGAAGGCATTCCGAGTTTCAGCTCGCCTTTGTCTAATGCTAAGGTTTTTGGCTATGGACATGTGGGGAATCCTACCAACTTTGCTGGAAGCTTTGTGAACAATTTACCCACTACCCCTAATGCTGCTGCTGCTGGCTATGATGATCGTTTAAATGTTCAGCATGTTCAACAG AATGATGGTTTTTCTTCAAGGGGTCATGTGGCTGGTTTAAGAGCATTGCCGCTTGTTCCAGACAATCGATACAACTTGCTAAGTCATGGCCAATTGCTTTCTACTCCGCAAGAAGAAGGTCAATCTCTTGTGCAGTATCAACACGATCAACAGCGTCCTACATATTATCAACACGGTCAACTGTATCCTACATATCCTCACCAATACGGTCAGCCTCGTTCTGCATATAATCAACTATACGGTCAGCCTCGTCCTGCATATCATCACCAACACGGTCAGCTTCTTCCTACATATTACCAACTATACGGTCAGCCTTATCATCCATATCATCAACACGGTCAGCCTCGTCCTACAGATCATCAACAACGTCCCTCACATTATCCCTTTCAGCAACAGCAACAGCAACAACAATCACAGGGTTATGGTGCTCGGGGCTCTACCGACATAGACAATTCTCAGCAAAGTAGTAATGACCCTCCTAATTTCAATGATGACAATTTTCAAGGTTAA
- the LOC126676556 gene encoding uncharacterized protein LOC126676556 isoform X3, translated as MVGGLSGHDSVADVVKMGQLHSKGSHMKVDASCRLQDIETPDSYFHISASYDSLLSSKGIHQDLEGQRHTNVSEIIQQSRDIISQQDYENKWPMIKQQTAVNRSSTLNIPTASDVGLLPHHTYSLSDDTKLHKNCQSKDVQVSQSSVDSYIVESNSPSSNMVDTYGSRSDSPCNDGSLKDMISYGSSRCINELLKGKGSDSAPLNLNDEISSSAVSLQQLSLGEDIKAAPLPEDRSNMQDIAAGCENSSFTELSCPLVSDPLKSNLEVTAMDDGSSILFGSLSGEELRFMSAAHPSTGNVWHQDLPEVLQPESSRQNINEFYSHGHDFNPLKSLSTFSSKNIQEPNFPPTLVIEPQDRDLTQDLQPIKLPSLEEILASITSDFDGLNSSFAEAPPSPSRHGDILCGVNSTTPMNEIANSGFFSGMSLPLGHAPPQNLSAHSLSSNLTAFPTGPQPYIHTRSAINQAYQDSSTYNDPSEGMTYNYQKIEGIPSFSSPLSNAKVFGYGHVGNPTNFAGSFVNNLPTTPNAAAAGYDDRLNVQHVQQNDGFSSRGHVAGLRALPLVPDNRYNLLSHGQLLSTPQEEGQSLVQYQHDQQRPTYYQHGQLYPTYPHQYGQPRSAYNQLYGQPRPAYHHQHGQLLPTYYQLYGQPYHPYHQHGQPRPTDHQQRPSHYPFQQQQQQQQSQGYGARGSTDIDNSQQSSNDPPNFNDDNFQG; from the exons ATGGTTGGGGGTCTTTCTGGACATGATTCTGTGGCTGATGTTGTTAAGATGGGTCAGTTACACAGTAAGGGTTCGCACATGAAAGTAGATGCATCTTGTAGACTTCAAGATATAGAAACACCCGATTCTTACTTTCATATTTCAGCTTCCTATGATTCTTTACTATCTTCAAAGGGTATTCACCAGGATCTTGAAGGTCAACGTCATACTAATGTGTCAGAGATTATTCAGCAATCTCGTGACATCATCAGCCAGCAAGATTACGAAAATAAATGGCCTATGATTAAGCAGCAGACAGCCGTGAACAGGTCATCAACTTTAAATATTCCAACTGCTTCTGACGTTGGGTTGCTTCCTCACCATACTTACTCGTTGAGCGATGACACCAAATTGCACAAGAACTGTCAATCAAAGGATGTCCAAGTTTCACAGTCGAGTGTTGACTCATATATTGTTGAATCTAATTCTCCATCCAGTAACATGGTAGATACATATGGTTCTCGAAGTGATTCTCCCTGCAATGATGGTTCATTGAAGGACATGATTTCCTATGGTTCTTCTAGATGCATAAATGAACTGCTGAAag GAAAAGGAAGCGACTCTGCACCTCTGAATCTTAATGATGAAATATCATCATCTGCTGTGAGCTTGCAGCAGCTGAGTTTGGGGGAAGATATCAAAGCTGCACCATTGCCAGAGGATAGAAGTAATATGCAAGATATAGCTGCTGGCTGCGAAAATTCGAGTTTTACAGAATTGTCTTGTCCACTTGTTTCTGATCCGCTAAAAAGTAACTTGGAGGTTACTGCAATGGATGATGGTTCATCTATTCTTTTTGGGTCCCTTAGTGGTGAGGAGCTTAGATTTATGTCTGCTGCTCATCCATCAACTGGAAATGTCTGGCATCAGGATTTGCCTGAAGTTTTGCAGCCAGAATCAAGTAGACAAAacataaatgaattttatagtCATGGGCATGATTTTAATCCTCTAAAGTCTCTATCTACTTTCAGTTCTAAGAATATCCAAGAGCCTAATTTCCCACCAACCCTCGTGATAGAACCACAGGACAGGGATCTCACTCAAGATTTG CAACCAATTAAGCTTCCGTCATTAGAAGAAATACTGGCATCGATTACAAGTGATTTTGATGGTCTGAATTCATCTTTTGCTGAAGCGCCTCCATCGCCCTCAAGGCATGGAGATATCTTATGTGGTGTTAACTCAACTACTCCCATGAACGAG ATTGCGAATTCTGGTTTCTTTTCTGGTATGAGCCTTCCTCTGGGTCATGCACCTCCCCAGAATCTATCAGCACATTCTCTCTCTTCAAATTTGACTGCCTTCCCTACCGGTCCCCAACCCTATATCCATACTAGATCTGCTATAAACCAAGCATATCAAGATAGCAGTACTTACAATGATCCCTCGGAAGGCATGACCTACAATTACCAAAAAATAGAAGGCATTCCGAGTTTCAGCTCGCCTTTGTCTAATGCTAAGGTTTTTGGCTATGGACATGTGGGGAATCCTACCAACTTTGCTGGAAGCTTTGTGAACAATTTACCCACTACCCCTAATGCTGCTGCTGCTGGCTATGATGATCGTTTAAATGTTCAGCATGTTCAACAG AATGATGGTTTTTCTTCAAGGGGTCATGTGGCTGGTTTAAGAGCATTGCCGCTTGTTCCAGACAATCGATACAACTTGCTAAGTCATGGCCAATTGCTTTCTACTCCGCAAGAAGAAGGTCAATCTCTTGTGCAGTATCAACACGATCAACAGCGTCCTACATATTATCAACACGGTCAACTGTATCCTACATATCCTCACCAATACGGTCAGCCTCGTTCTGCATATAATCAACTATACGGTCAGCCTCGTCCTGCATATCATCACCAACACGGTCAGCTTCTTCCTACATATTACCAACTATACGGTCAGCCTTATCATCCATATCATCAACACGGTCAGCCTCGTCCTACAGATCATCAACAACGTCCCTCACATTATCCCTTTCAGCAACAGCAACAGCAACAACAATCACAGGGTTATGGTGCTCGGGGCTCTACCGACATAGACAATTCTCAGCAAAGTAGTAATGACCCTCCTAATTTCAATGATGACAATTTTCAAGGTTAA
- the LOC126676559 gene encoding AT-hook motif nuclear-localized protein 16, translating to MAGGADLVVPSVGSKSIIDSNQESDKGNYCRPNIESFLMSPKLPKSVPPVSSAPEESNIRRPRGRPAGSKNKPKPPIIVTRDSANALKAHAMEISSGCDVSESLANFARRKQRGICVLSGSGCVTNVTLRQPASSGSIVTLHGRFEILSLLGSILPPPAPPGITGLTIYLAGSQGQVVGGGVVGALIASGPVVIMAASFMNATFDRLPLDEDEISAAVQNQHYQNSRNHHHHHHHLDIADLYGVPHNLLTNGTVPQEIYSWAPGRAMTKS from the coding sequence ATGGCTGGTGGTGCAGATCTAGTTGTTCCATCTGTCGGTTCTAAAAGTATCATCGACTCGAACCAAGAATCCGACAAGGGTAACTATTGCCGGCCTAACATTGAATCATTCCTCATGTCTCCTAAGTTGCCAAAATCAGTTCCACCAGTTTCTTCTGCACCAGAAGAATCTAACATCAGGCGCCCTCGTGGCAGGCCTGCTGGCTCGAAAAACAAGCCAAAGCCACCCATCATTGTGACCCGAGATAGCGCTAATGCGCTTAAAGCTCACGCAATGGAGATTAGTTCAGGCTGTGATGTAAGTGAGAGTTTAGCCAATTTTGCTAGGAGGAAGCAACGCGGAATATGTGTACTTAGCGGGAGTGGCTGTGTAACCAATGTTACGCTACGACAACCCGCTTCATCTGGGTCCATTGTCACCCTTCACGGGCGCTTCGAGATACTCTCATTGCTCGGATCAATATTGCCTCCACCTGCTCCACCCGGGATTACGGGGCTAACTATTTACTTGGCAGGTTCTCAAGGACAGGTTGTGGGTGGGGGAGTAGTTGGTGCTCTCATTGCATCAGGCCCTGTGGTGATCATGGCTGCATCTTTCATGAATGCTACTTTTGATCGCTTGCCATTAGATGAAGATGAAATTTCCGCAGCTGTGCAGAATCAGCATTACCAGAACAGTCGTAATCACCaccatcaccaccaccaccttgATATTGCAGATCTGTATGGAGTACCGCATAATTTGCTTACCAATGGTACAGTGCCTCAAGAAATTTACTCTTGGGCACCCGGACGAGCAATGACAAAATCGTAA
- the LOC126676557 gene encoding pentatricopeptide repeat-containing protein At2g42920, chloroplastic, producing MAPTCCFNSLPTSISHFISNQTYLSMLEKNCTSMKDLKQIHAQLIKTGLAKHTIAASRILAFCSSKQGDINYAYLVFTQIENPNHFVWNSIIRGFSQSYCPQKSISLFIDMLFSSTSQPQRLTYPSVFKAYAQLGLACEGGQLHGRVIKLGFENDPFIRNTILYMYANCGFISEAIKVFDRVLDFDVVAWNTMIMGLAKCRLVDESRILFDKLLTRNSVSWNSMISGYVRNGRFFDALELFKQMQQEKIKPSEFTMVSLLNACASLGAIKQGEWIHDYIIKNKFELNAIVATAIIDMYSKCGSIDKARQVFDNVPIEALSCWNSIIIGLAMNGQENEALHLFSFLESSNLKPDYVSFIGVLTACNHSGMVDKAKDYFLLMKDKYKIEPTIKHYGCMVDVLGRAGIVEEAEELIRNMHIEPDAIIWGSLLWSCCKYGNIEIAKRAAKRLIELDPSESSSFVLMANALSSSSYFEEAIKHRLYLKEKQIEKRPGTSLIEVNGEVHEFVAGGKLHPRTKEIYYVLDHSVYGS from the coding sequence ATGGCACCAACATGTTGCTTCAATTCTTTACCAACTTCCATTTCTCATTTCATTTCAAACCAAACTTATCTCTCAATGCTAGAAAAAAACTGCACTTCAATGAAAGATCTTAAACAAATCCATGCCCAACTCATTAAAACTGGTTTAGCCAAGCATACTATTGCTGCTAGCAGAATTTTGGCCTTTTGCTCATCTAAACAAGGTGATATAAACTATGCTTACTTAGTTTTTACACAAATTGAAAACCCTAATCATTTTGTTTGGAATTCTATTATTAGGGGCTTTTCTCAAAGCTATTGTCCTCAAAAGTCTATATCTTTGTTCATTGACATGTTGTTTAGTTCTACAAGTCAACCTCAGAGGCTAACTTATCCTTCAGTTTTTAAAGCTTATGCTCAGCTTGGTCTTGCTTGTGAAGGGGGTCAACTTCATGGTAGAGTgataaaattagggtttgaaaATGATCCATTTATAAGGAATacaattttgtatatgtatgCAAATTGTGGGTTCATTAGTGAAGCAATAAAAGTGTTTGATAGAGTTTTAGATTTTGATGTTGTTGCTTGGAATACAATGATCATGGGACTTGCTAAGTGTAGATTAGTTGATGAGTctagaattttatttgataaattgttAACTAGAAATTCAGTTTCTTGGAATTCAATGATTAGTGGGTATGTGAGAAATGGTAGATTCTTTGATGCATTAGAGCTTTTTAAACAAATGCAACAAGAGAAAATTAAGCCTAGTGAGTTTACAATGGTGAGCTTGTTAAATGCTTGTGCTAGTTTAGGAGCAATTAAGCAAGGTGAATGGATTCATGATTATATAATAAAGAACAAGTTTGAATTGAATGCTATTGTTGCCACAGCAATTATAGATATGTATTCGAAGTGTGGAAGCATCGATAAGGCTCGTCAAGTGTTTGATAATGTCCCCATTGAAGCACTTTCATGTTGGAACTCAATAATAATAGGACTAGCAATGAATGGTCAGGAAAATGAAGCATTgcatttattttcatttcttgAATCTTCAAACTTAAAACCAGATTACGTTAGTTTTATCGGCGTGTTAACGGCTTGTAATCACTCCGGCATGGTGGATAAAGCGAAAGATTATTTCTTATTGATGAAAGATAAGTATAAGATCGAACCAACGATTAAACACTACGGTTGCATGGTTGATGTGCTAGGCAGAGCAGGAATAGTAGAAGAGGCAGAAGAGTTAATAAGAAATATGCATATAGAGCCTGATGCTATTATATGGGGATCTTTGCTTTGGTCTTGTTGTAAGTATGGAAATATAGAGATCGCGAAACGAGCAGCGAAACGTTTGATTGAGTTAGATCCGAGTGAAAGCTCGAGTTTTGTACTTATGGCTAATGCTTTATCTTCTTCTAGTTATTTTGAGGAAGCAATAAAGCATAGGCTTTATTTGAAGGAAAAACAAATAGAGAAACGTCCTGGAACTAGTTTGATTGAAGTGAATGGTGAAGTTCATGAATTTGTTGCCGGTGGAAAGCTGCACCCAAGAACCAAAGAAATCTACTATGTTTTAGATCACAGTGTATATGGAAGCTAG